The DNA window GCCCGCATGAAGCGGGCTTGGGGCAGACGGGAAGGAAGGCTACGAGGCGGCCTGCTGGCGGTCGTGCGCAGCACGTTCCGCCCCCGCATTGGCAAGCTCGGCGCGGGCTGATTTGACCGCTGCGGCCAGGGCCTTCACGCACACATCGCTGGCGTCGAACACGAACCCCGCGCGGTCCGCATCGGCCTGCAGAGCCTGCAACTGTTGATGCAGTTCCGTGGGCAAACGCAGTGACATGGCGGCGGTTTTGGTCGGGGCTTTGGGCTTCAGGATGCTCATGATTTCTCCTTCGGATGGCGGGTTAAGAAAGCGATTCTGTAAACGTTTTGTACACAGTGAAGGCGAGATTCGCGTGATGTTTGGCGGGGTCGATCTTGGTGTCGATGCCCGCAATCTGCACGCGCCTGACGCCAAGGATCAGGCGCTGCACGCGGTCGCGTGTGACCTCGTCGGGCGAGCTCCAGATCACGCGGCCCCACTTGCCTTGATGCATGGCCGTCAGGTGGCCGGCCAGCACGTTGCGGTAGGCTTTCGGGCTCTTGACGCTGCGCTCGATCTCCACGGCAACACGATGGCCGGTGGCCGTCAGGAGCACGGCGTCGGGCTTCTTGACCCCGGCTTTCGTTGCCGCCAGACGGTCGCCTGAAATCCACTGCTTGACCTTGCCGCTGTGTACAGCTTGTATACGCGCACGCTGCACAGCCAGCGTGTGTTTGAGTGTCACGAGGCTGAATCGGGCGGGCTCGAAATGACGCTCGATCGGGTCTTCGCTCGCCGGGTCGAACGCCATGGACTGGCCGCGCGACGTGATGCCCACAACCCAGAACGTCGCCAGGCCATCGCCCAGCGCAATCGGGTGCCGCTTGACCAGCCCGGCGCGTTCCAAGGTGGAGACAGTGGCGCGCGAAGCCCGCGCTTCCACGCCCAAAAGTTCGGCGATCACCTGCGGCGATGTGTACAACTCATCGCGCAAAAAACGGAGAATCGCGGTGCGCTTTTCTTCTGCGCGCGCGGCGCGGATTTTGGGGTCGGTGATGATGGGCATGTGTACACCTTGTATACGTTGCCCCCGGCCAGCGCCGGGGTTTGGGTCACTTCAAAAGGTCGTCGAGGCTGTCGGCGCCGACCTGTTCGGCCTGGGCTTCGGGTTCCTCTTGATGTGATTCAGCATCAAGCGAAACCGTCGGCGCGGCGGGCTTCTCGACGCGCAACGGCTCCGGCGTCTGGCCGGCCTGGAGCCAGCGGGTCGAGAGAAAGAAGGCCGTCCCCAGCCCGAACACCACGCCCACTGATGCCTGGTCGCCCACGGGCTTTGGCAGGTGGCTGAACACATGTGGCGGCATGAATTCGCGGCTGGCATGCGTCCACGATGTGTTGGTGCTCCCGCCGTTGTCGTTCTGGCTGCTGCTCATGGTCTGCACGTCGGCGCGCTGTGCGCCGGCCAGCCGCGAAAGCTCCAAGGCCGTCGCTGAATCGAGCATCTTGTAGGCGAACTTGATGCCCGAGTTGCCCCAGATCGCGCCCCGCACAGCCTTGGGGCTCAAGCCAGGGCAATCGTCGAGATCGCCGAGGCTCTGGTGCGCAAACATCAGGTGCGAATTGCGGTCACGGATGGTGCCTGCGGCGCGTAGGGCAGCGGGCGACAGCAGATATTTCAGTTCGTCAAGAAACAAGCAAACCGGCTTTGACTTGTCGCGCCGGTCTTCCAGCACCTGCAACAAGCGCTGCAAAAGCAGCTTTTGAGCGGCGGCGACCTCAAGTTTGGTCGTGCTGCCCATGACATACAAAACGACCCCGCCATCTTCTTCCAGCAGCGCCGCCAGGTCGATGCCCTGCTCGCGGGTCGCGAACGCCTTCACCCGCCCGAGCTGCCTGAGCTCGCGCCAGAGATTTTCTTTTTCAGTCACTAATTCATCGGCGCCAGCCGCCGTGATGATGTCTTGCATGCTCCGGGCCGGGTCGGCGGCCACGGCTTCGGCAATCCAAGACGTTGCTTCTCGATCCCCTCCCCGGTAAAAATCGACCCCGGCATCGCCCGTTTTGCCGAGCTCCAGGGCCACCTGCAGCAGCTCTTCCACCTGGTCGGGCCGGCATGAATGAAACGGGTTGATCTGGGGGAAGCTCGCCGTGTGCCGCAGGTCAATGACCAAGACCGGGAAGCCATGCTTTTCGCCCATTCGCGCCAGCACGCCGGGTAGCATTTCGTCGGGTTTTGGGTCGAACACCACGACCGCTTCGCCAGATGCAGCCAATTGGCTCAACAGCACGCCGGCCAGGCTCGACTTGCCGACGCCACTTTCTCCCAAGATTTCCAAATGGTTTTTGTCGAGCGTCTGGCGTGGCAAATAGATGGGCTTGCGTTTGCCATCCAGGCCAATGAAGACCCCCTTTTTCAAGTTGATGTATTGCTCGGGGTCGAAGCCCAGGGCCAGGCCTTTCAAATAGGCCGCATCTTCTTCCACGTCCCGGATGCCTGACCGCACATCTCCTGGCGCCGAGGTCATGACCCTCCACCAAAAAATGGCGGCCAGGGCCGCGCCGGCCATCATGACCGCGATGCCCAGCCGCCCATGATTGAAAAGAGAAAGCAGAATGTCTATCGCGAAACTCGCGCCGGCAATAAGCCCGAAGACTTTGAGCGCGCGGAAAAATTTAAGCATTTTCAACTCCTTGTTTCTTGATGCTGAAAAGCGAGGCTGGAATCAGCAGACCAAGAAATCCGCCAGCCGCCGCCGCCTCCAGCGTCTTCGCCCAACCAAATCCGCCAGGCTGCATGCTGGTGTAATACAGCGCAGCCACGGCAAGCGCGCCATGGGTATGCTGGATAAACCAGTGACCCACGCCCAATGCATTCAATGCAGAGCCGAGCGTGAATGAAACCGCTGCGGCGAGCAATTGCTCGTGCGCGAGATAACCCGCGCTCGCGAGTAATGCGCCGAAAATCATGCAAAACAAGGTGGCGCGAATGCGAAAATGCGCCACCCTGATCTTGTCCATTTTGTCGAGCATTTTTATGACTCCTGAATTGAAGTTGGAGGCTGATAGCCAAGCTCG is part of the Thiomonas sp. X19 genome and encodes:
- the mobC gene encoding helix-turn-helix transcriptional regulator — translated: MPIITDPKIRAARAEEKRTAILRFLRDELYTSPQVIAELLGVEARASRATVSTLERAGLVKRHPIALGDGLATFWVVGITSRGQSMAFDPASEDPIERHFEPARFSLVTLKHTLAVQRARIQAVHSGKVKQWISGDRLAATKAGVKKPDAVLLTATGHRVAVEIERSVKSPKAYRNVLAGHLTAMHQGKWGRVIWSSPDEVTRDRVQRLILGVRRVQIAGIDTKIDPAKHHANLAFTVYKTFTESLS
- a CDS encoding type IV secretory system conjugative DNA transfer family protein, whose product is MLKFFRALKVFGLIAGASFAIDILLSLFNHGRLGIAVMMAGAALAAIFWWRVMTSAPGDVRSGIRDVEEDAAYLKGLALGFDPEQYINLKKGVFIGLDGKRKPIYLPRQTLDKNHLEILGESGVGKSSLAGVLLSQLAASGEAVVVFDPKPDEMLPGVLARMGEKHGFPVLVIDLRHTASFPQINPFHSCRPDQVEELLQVALELGKTGDAGVDFYRGGDREATSWIAEAVAADPARSMQDIITAAGADELVTEKENLWRELRQLGRVKAFATREQGIDLAALLEEDGGVVLYVMGSTTKLEVAAAQKLLLQRLLQVLEDRRDKSKPVCLFLDELKYLLSPAALRAAGTIRDRNSHLMFAHQSLGDLDDCPGLSPKAVRGAIWGNSGIKFAYKMLDSATALELSRLAGAQRADVQTMSSSQNDNGGSTNTSWTHASREFMPPHVFSHLPKPVGDQASVGVVFGLGTAFFLSTRWLQAGQTPEPLRVEKPAAPTVSLDAESHQEEPEAQAEQVGADSLDDLLK